A stretch of the Chlorobiota bacterium genome encodes the following:
- a CDS encoding right-handed parallel beta-helix repeat-containing protein: MKSITILFIVLLSNINLYSNQIYISTNGNDNFGNGTINSPFFSIQFVLDNKSIAGDELILREGKYLSNEINIRTNNITIKSYQNEFAKIIAPINIDSITYCIAFKNPEINFGLLERLDISGGYFYGIFFNTNWDDGEIYSNRRGVRNVTLLNCRIHDTGRDCIKITPACSDIKIIGCEIYNSGVGPSNDPTNPDPYSHNAEGIDNVNSPRMIVRDCYFHDISTNGIYAKGGAEDCLIENNLIMNTGDGGIFMGFDTDDEWYNPETNPKRYDNIRGVARNNFIINTGSAGIGFWGAKDCKVYNNTIITPTKTFFSPLFINHNEIYPDANPEPKYKTACEGLFIKNNIFVDLSPNTDDDLTIEVREAALTGNNDIDNNLYYKVSGKIKVRYLGNDISFEDWQNKNGYDVNSIESNPMLDSNFHLLSNSICINKGALIQGLLKDYDGSNRSDKPDLGADEFTLNLNLKIPPKKGTIGTGGENSKVVSMINEFKTKFYKILELK; the protein is encoded by the coding sequence ATGAAATCAATTACTATATTATTTATTGTTTTACTTAGTAATATAAATTTATATTCCAATCAAATCTATATCAGTACAAATGGTAATGATAATTTTGGGAATGGCACAATTAATTCTCCATTTTTTTCAATTCAATTTGTTCTTGATAATAAATCAATTGCTGGTGATGAACTTATTTTAAGGGAAGGTAAGTACCTAAGTAATGAAATAAATATTAGGACAAATAATATCACAATAAAATCTTATCAGAACGAATTTGCAAAAATTATTGCACCAATAAACATAGATTCAATAACATATTGTATTGCTTTTAAAAATCCTGAAATTAACTTCGGTTTACTTGAAAGATTAGATATTTCTGGTGGATATTTTTATGGAATATTCTTCAATACAAACTGGGATGATGGTGAAATTTATTCTAATAGACGAGGGGTTAGAAATGTTACTTTACTCAATTGTAGAATTCATGATACAGGGCGTGATTGTATTAAAATTACTCCGGCTTGTAGCGACATAAAAATTATTGGTTGTGAAATTTATAATAGTGGCGTTGGACCAAGTAATGATCCTACTAATCCTGACCCATATTCACATAATGCTGAAGGAATTGATAATGTTAACAGCCCAAGGATGATAGTTCGAGATTGTTATTTTCATGATATTTCTACTAATGGAATATATGCAAAAGGGGGTGCTGAAGATTGCTTAATAGAAAATAATCTTATTATGAATACAGGAGATGGAGGAATATTTATGGGATTTGATACTGACGATGAATGGTATAATCCTGAAACAAATCCAAAAAGATATGATAATATTAGGGGAGTTGCAAGAAATAATTTTATAATTAATACTGGAAGTGCTGGTATTGGATTTTGGGGAGCTAAGGATTGTAAAGTTTATAATAATACAATTATAACTCCAACTAAAACATTTTTTTCACCTCTTTTTATTAATCATAATGAAATTTACCCTGATGCAAATCCTGAGCCCAAGTACAAAACTGCTTGTGAGGGTTTATTCATAAAGAATAATATTTTTGTTGACTTGAGTCCAAACACAGATGATGATTTAACAATAGAAGTTCGTGAAGCCGCATTAACTGGTAATAATGATATTGATAATAACTTGTACTACAAAGTTTCTGGTAAAATTAAAGTCAGATATTTAGGAAATGATATTAGTTTTGAAGATTGGCAAAATAAAAATGGATATGATGTAAACAGCATTGAAAGTAACCCAATGCTTGACTCTAATTTTCATTTATTGTCAAACAGTATTTGTATTAATAAAGGTGCACTTATTCAAGGTCTTTTGAAAGATTATGATGGCTCTAATAGAAGTGATAAACCAGATTTAGGAGCAGATGAATTTACATTGAATTTAAATCTTAAAATTCCTCCTAAAAAGGGTACAATAGGTACTGGTGGAGAAAATAGTAAAGTAGTATCAATGATTAATGAATTCAAAACTAAGTTTTATAAAATTTTAGAATTAAAATAA